The sequence below is a genomic window from Halarchaeum grantii.
ACGCGCTCGCGGCGAAGCGCGCCGCCCTCGAAGCCGCCCACGACGCCGCCGCGCTCGCCGACGACGAGCGCTATCAGCGCCTCCTCGCGGACCTCGACGACCTCCGCGAGCACGTCGCCCCGTCGCCGGCGCTCGTCGGCGAGCCACGCCGGGCGCGCGCGCTCTATCGGGACCTCGGCGCGGAAGCGAGCGACTAGCGAAACAGCGGACAGGGTGGTGTCGGCGGCGACCCGTCGCGTTTTAACTTCCGAGGCGCCGTAGCCGCCCGCATGTCCGATACCGTGCCGCTCGCCCGGTCGTTCACCGAGCGGACCGAAGTGCTCATGCCGACCGACACGAACCACCTCAATCGCGCGTTCGGCGGCCGCATCCTCGAGTGGATGGACGTCGTCGCCTCCGTCGCGTGCCGGCGCTTCGCCGGCCGGCAGGTCGTCACCGCGAGCATCGACCACATCGACTTCCACGCGCCCATCGACGTCGGCGACGTCGTCACCGTCGAGTCGTTCGTCTTCGACACCGGGCGCACGAGCGTCAGCGTCCGCGCGGCCGTCCGCGCGGAGGACCCCGAGGCCGGCGAGGAGTGGGAGGTCACCACCGCGTTCTTCACGTTCGTCGCGCTCGACGACGACGAGACCCCCGTGGAGGTCCCGGACGTCGCGTGCCCGGACGACGACCAGCGCGGCCTGCGCGACCTCGCGCTCGACGACCGCCGCGAGCACCGCGAAGCCCTCGTCGAGCGCATCGACGCCGAACAGGAGGAGGCGGACGGATGACCGAGCGGAGTATCAGCCCGCACGTCGCCCGAATCCGCGTGTATCCGGTGAAGTCGCTCAACCCACTCGAGCGCACGCGGACGACCGTTCGGCCGGACGGGGGCCTCGGCGTCGACCGCTCGTACGCCGTCGTCGACGCCGAGGGCGAGTACGTGAACGGGAAGCGCGAAGCCGCCGTCCACCGTATCGACGCGACCTACGCGGACGACGGCGACACGCTCGTCCTCCGCGACCGGGACGGCGAGCGAGATGCGGAATCGTTCCGCCTCGCGGACGCCGACGACCGCGAGGGGGCCGCCGCGTGGCTCACCGCCCACTACGGCTACGACGTGGCGTTCGAGCACGCCGAGCGCGGGGGCTACCCGGACGACACGACCGCCTCGGGGCCGACCGTCATCTCGACGGCGACCCTGCGCGAGATCGGGTCGTGGTTCGACCTCCCGATAGGGGAGGTGCGCCGCCGCTTCCGGCCGAACCTCGAAATCGGCGGCGTCCCCGCCTTCTGGGAGGACCGCCTCTACGCCGACCGCGAGCACACGGTGCGCGTTCGCGTGGGGGATGCGGTCTTCGAGGGGACGAACCCGTGCTCGCGCTGCGTCGTCCCGACGCGCGACTCCCGGACGGGCGAGCGCGACCCCGAGTTCCAGCGGACGTTCGTTGAGAAGCGCGAGGCGACGCTCCCCGCGTGGGCGGACGAGTCGTGGTACGAGCGCGGCTACTACCAGCTCATGGTGAACACGGCCGTTCCGGAGGGGACGACCGGCGCGACGCTCACCGTCGGGGACGACGTGGAGGTGCTCGGGGTCAGTGAGGGGAACCCGCAGGGCTAGACGAGGAGGGCGAGCGCGAGCGCGACGGCGACACAGCCCCCGAGCAGGAGGACGAACGTCACCCGCGCGAGCGCGTTCGGCGGGACGTACACGGTCGGCAGGTGAACGGTACCCGTTCTTAACACTAGGGCCGGTTTCGCGCGTCGACCGTCAGGGCCGGACGCGACGGAGCGCGAGGGCGACGAGCGCGCCCGCGAAGAAGAAGCCGGCGACGACGGCGAACGCGGCGCCGTAGGAGAAGCCCGAGATGACGGCGCCGAGGAGGACGGGCGCGAGCGCGCCGCCGATGGGGAGACCGGTGTAGACGAGGC
It includes:
- a CDS encoding acyl-CoA thioesterase, encoding MSDTVPLARSFTERTEVLMPTDTNHLNRAFGGRILEWMDVVASVACRRFAGRQVVTASIDHIDFHAPIDVGDVVTVESFVFDTGRTSVSVRAAVRAEDPEAGEEWEVTTAFFTFVALDDDETPVEVPDVACPDDDQRGLRDLALDDRREHREALVERIDAEQEEADG
- a CDS encoding MOSC domain-containing protein, which gives rise to MTERSISPHVARIRVYPVKSLNPLERTRTTVRPDGGLGVDRSYAVVDAEGEYVNGKREAAVHRIDATYADDGDTLVLRDRDGERDAESFRLADADDREGAAAWLTAHYGYDVAFEHAERGGYPDDTTASGPTVISTATLREIGSWFDLPIGEVRRRFRPNLEIGGVPAFWEDRLYADREHTVRVRVGDAVFEGTNPCSRCVVPTRDSRTGERDPEFQRTFVEKREATLPAWADESWYERGYYQLMVNTAVPEGTTGATLTVGDDVEVLGVSEGNPQG